The Streptomyces cyanogenus DNA segment GAAGATGGCGGTGCGCAGGTCGACCAGCTGGGCGGAGTGGACGTGGGCGCCGATGTCGTCGCGGCTCTTGATCACCGTGCGGGTCACCCACTCGGTCAGCCGGGGATCGACGTCCGTACGGGTCATCAGCACGTTGGACACGGCGATCGTCGGCACCTGGAGACCCTGCTGGACGTTCGGGTACGCCGACTCGGGGATGTTGGTGGCCCGGTAGTAGCGCGCGCCCTCGCCCTGGTCGTGCAGCCGGGTGATGAGGTCCTCGTCGATCGGCACGAACCGGAAGTCACGCTTCTGCGCCAGCGCGACCAGCCCCTTCGTGGGCAGTCCGCCGGACCAGAAGAAGGCGTCGATCTTCCCCTTCTGCAGCTGCGCCGGTCCGGTGTCGATGCCGTCGGCCACCGGCGTGATGTCCTTGCGCGGGTCGATGCCGGCGGCCCGCAGCACCCGGTCGGCGATCAGCCGCACCCCGGAGTCGGGCAGCCCGGTCGCCACCCGCTTGTGCTTGAGGTCGGCGACGGTCCTGATGTCCGAGTCGCTGGGTACGACGAGATGCACGTAGTCGTCGTAGAGGCGGGCCACACCGCGCAGCCGCCCGGCGCCGCTGCCGTGCCGCAGCTCGTAGGTCGCCACCGCGTCGGCCGCCGCGATGGTGAAGTCGGCCTGCCCGGTCGCCACCCGCTGGACGTTCTCCTGGGAACCGGCGCTGTTGAGCAGCTTCACCTTCAGGCCCGGCATGTCCCTGCCCAGCTCGGTCCGGAGCCGCTCGCCGTACTCCTGGTAGACGCCGCGAGAGGTACCGGTGCTGAACACGATCGTCCCGCTCGGCGGCTTCTCGCCCAGGGGCAGCAGCCACCACAGCAGCAGCCCGAGGACGACGGCACCGACGGCCGCGCCCTGCAGCGCTCGGCGCCTGCCGAGCCGGGGGAACACCTTGGACATGCGGGCGATCCTGCCAGGCGACGCGCGCCCCTGACCAGGGCCGGGGTCACTCCCGGGGAGCGGCGAAGCGGACGCTGGGGGTCCGCCCGGGGCGACGGGCGCTGTCGGTGGCGGCCGTTAGAGTCGCCGTATGAGCTCTTCGCCCGCCCGCCTCGTCCGTGAGTTCCACCGCGCCTTCGGCCTCGACGCCCGCACCACGCCGACCGAGGTGGACCCGCGGTTGGCCGCCCACCGGGGCGAACTGCTCGCCGAGGAGGCCGCGGAGGTCGCCGAGGTCGCGGTGGAGGGGCCGCTGGACCGGCTCGCGCACGAGCTGGCCGACGTGGTGTACGTCGCCTACGGCACGGCCCTGGTGCACGGCATCGACCTCGACGAGGTGATCGCCGAGATCCACCGCGCCAACATGAGCAAGCTCGGCCCGGACGGGACGGTGGCCCGCCGGGCCGACGGCAAGGTGCTCAAGGGGGAGCACTACCGGGCGCCGGACGTCTCGGCCGTACTGCGCCGCCAGGGCTGGATACCGGGCGGGGCGGCCTGACGCCTCGGCGCGGGCCTACGAGGACAGGGAGCCGCCCGCCAGCTTCCACTCGCGGTGCAGCGCACCCAGCGGGATGCTCCGCTGGATGACGGGGGTGCCGAAGACGGACAGCTGGAGCCGCAGGGTGCCGGACAGGTCCACGCCGCCGTAGACACCCCAGGTACCCGTCGCCTTCGGTGTACTGCCGTCGGAGGCGGCGGTGAGCGTGCCGGTGGCCTCGCCGCGCAGGTACGGGGCCAGGTCGGCGGTGACGCCCACGGTGCCGTAGAGGCCGACCGTGGCCTCGGCACCGAGCGCCGTCTTCACGCTGCCGGCGGTGGCGACGGAGGCGCGCACGGGGGTGCTGGTCATGTGCGAGGCGCTCACCGGCGTCCACCCGTGGCTCAGGCCGAAGGTGCCGCCCGCCTTGAAGTCGCCCTTCAGGCTCTGCTCGACGTCGACCGTGGCCCGGCCCTCGGCGCTGATCTGGAGGTAGCAGGTCAGATCGAGGTTGACGACGACGGGCACCGGGCCGACCTGCAGGACGGGGTCGGCGTGCAGCTTGGCGAACGGGATGCGCAGCGGGGTGCCGGTGGCCGCCGCGGCCCGGCCCTTGACCGCCCAGCCGGAGGTCCAGTCGCCGGACACGCCGAGGTACGCCGAGCCGGGCGGGGCGTCGCTGCCGGTGCCGCCGTAGGCGAAGTCGACCTGCGGGGCGACCTGGACGAAGCCGTGCACGGAGGCGGTGGCCGACGCGCCGGAGCCCCCGGTGGTGGGCACCTCGGCGCCGACGTCCAGCCGGAGGCTGCCGAGCGGCACCGTCGCGCCCTTGGGGCCGGCGTGCACGTCACCGGTTTTCGACCAGGACACCTTCACGTCGGGCAGCAGCTTGTCGACGGTGAAGGACGACGGGTCGACCGGCACGTCACCCTTCGCCGTCGCGTCGCCGAGCAGCGCGTTGAGCGTGGCCGGTTCGGTCTGCACCTCGGTGCCGCCGTCCGTCTCGCCGATCACCTTGGTGACCTTGGCGAGCAGTCCGCGCGGGGCACCGGGCGCGGGCGCACTGGCGATCACGTCGCCCACGGCGGTCCGGTGCGGTGCGGCGGAGGAACCGGTGGACGGTGCGGACGGCGCGGTCGGTGTGGACGGCGCGGTCGGTGTGGGCGAGTGCGGTGAACTCCCGTTGGAGTGCTCGGAGATGACGGCCCGCCGGGTGCGGCCGTCGTACGAGCTGACGGTGAGCGTCGTCCTGTGTGCGCGCTGCCCGGAGCCGCCGCGCGGGCTCGCCACGGCGGTCGCGGTGGCGGTGGGAGCGGCGGCGACGGTGAGCGAGTGGTCCGTGCCCTCGGCGGCGGGCTGGGTGGCCCGGATCTGCTGTTCCTGTCCGGCGGCCGCCCGCTGGGCGGCCTGCGGTGCGGGCGAGGAACAGGCCGCGGCCAGGAACAGCGAGGTCACGGCGAAGGCGGGCAGCAGGGCACGCCTGTGCCTCATGCGTCTGCGCAAGGTGGGTCCTGTGGGATGGGGGGTGGCTGGGAGGTACCGGCCTCGGTGCTACTGGTGAGTAGAACCGGTCGGTAGCTCGGAGACGAGCATGAGCATGCCACGGCATGCGCACAGGCCGCACACAATCCGGCCACCCCCCAACGTGAGCTGTGCCACGGGGAGTTGCCGTGGTGGCCGACGCGCCAGGGGTCAGCGTCCGGACAGCCCCGTACCGCCGAGGCGCGTCAGCAGCGCCGCGAGACCGGCGACGTCCGTCGCCGGCCAGGCCGGGCCGGCGAAGATCTCGGCGGCGGTCTCCTCCGCCGTGGCCAGCATCTCCGTCAGCCGCCGCCGGCCCGTCGCGGTCAGCGCCGCGTACGCCACGCGCGCGTCCCGGGCGTCCGGCTCCCGGGTCACCAGTCCGATCCGCTCCAGCGGCGCCAGCCCGCGGGTGACCCCGGAGGCGGTCAGCCCCAGCGCCTCGGCGAGGTCGACCCGGCGCATCCGGCCGCCGGGCGCCTGCCCGAGCCGGAGCAGCAGGGTGAAGTCGGCGAGGCTGACGCCGTGCAGCCCGCTCAGCCGGGCGTCGAAGCGCCGTACGAGCGCCGTCTGGGCCCGTACCAGCCGCAGCGCCGTGTCCAGGGCGTCACTCACTCGCCTCGCCTCCTCCCCATCCCTTGAGTTGTCCTTGACTACTCAAGTTTATGCGCGGGTTTCATGCGCCGGCGCCGCGGGCGGCGCGGCGCTGTCGCTTGCCCAGGGGTGCCTGGGAAAGGTCCTCGGCGGTGGTCCGAAGGTGCTTGAAGCTGTAGCCGCGCTCGGTCAGCCAGGCCTTCGCCGCCCCCTCGGCCCGCTCCGTCGCCTCCAGGATGTCCTCCTCCTTCTCTCCCGTCGCGGAGAAGCGGAAGACGAAGGCGGGCCGGGCGGCGATGTCGTAGGTCAGGGTCCCCTCGGGAGTGAAGGCCGCGCGCAGCACGTCGTGTTCGGCGGCGTCGGCCAGCAGGGCGGCGCGCTGGGCGTCGGTGAGGGCGTCGAAGGCGCCGCGGACGGTGATACGGAAGGTTCGTGTACTCATTCCGTGACCCTAGGCACAGCGGGGTTTCGTCCTCCACCGGGTTTCCGGGGCTGCAGGGAGCGGGGGCGCGGATCGCCGAGGCGGAGTGGCCGTGCACGGCGGCTGTGAGAGGTTGAAGCCATGACGACGTACATCGCGCTGCTGCGCGGGATCAATGTCGGCGGCAGCGCCAGGATCGCCATGAAGGACCTGCGTACGCTGTTCGCCGGCATGGGGTTCGAGGACGTCCGGACGTATCTGCAGAGCGGGAACGTCGTGTTCCGCGCCCCCGCCCCGGACACCGCCGGCCCCGCCGCCCCGGGCACGCGGCGCCCCGCCGGCCTCGCCGCGGGCATCGAGAAGCGGATCGCCGACGACCTCGGCGTCTCCTGCACGGTCCTGCTGCGCACCGGCGACTCGCTGGCCCGCACCCTCGCCGCGAACCCGTACACCGGCCGGGACGACGACCCGGCCAAGCTGCACGTCACCTTCCTCGCCCGGGAGCCGACCGCCGAGGAGGCCGCCCGCCTGGAGCTGCCGGCCGGGGAGACGGCCGTGTTCACGCTGGTCGGCGACGAGATCCATCTGCACGTCCCCGACGGGTACGGCAGGACCAGACTGAACAACGCCTTCATCGAGCGCCGCCTCGGCATGCGGGCCACCACCCGCAACTGGAAGACGGTCACCGCGCTGCACGAACTGGCCGCCGGGGACTGAGCCGGAACCCGGCGGGGGTCAGCGTTTGGCGGCGGGCGGCCGGGCGTCGCGGGCCGGCCGGACGAGGTGGTGGTCGGCGAGGGGACGCGGCTGGAGCACCGACAGGAGCGGTCCGGCCATCGCCGTGGTCACGACGGCCATGGCGACCATCAGGGAGTACAACCGCTCGTTGAGGACGCCGAGTTGCAGACCGGCGGTCAGGATGATCAGCTCGGTCAGGCCCCTGGTGTTCATGAGGGTGGCCAGAACCGCCGACTGGCGTGCCGTGACACCGTGCGCCCGGGCGCTCAGGAACGCGCCGAGGAACTTGCCACTGACGGCGACCAGCAGAATGAGGGCGAAGTCCAGCCATCCGGACCGCCCCAGATCCGACAGGTCGACTTTCAGGCCCACGCTGATGAAGAAAACCGGCAGCAGCAGGTGACTGCTGACATGCCCGACCCGGTCGGTGATGTCGGCACGCAG contains these protein-coding regions:
- a CDS encoding TAXI family TRAP transporter solute-binding subunit, whose product is MSKVFPRLGRRRALQGAAVGAVVLGLLLWWLLPLGEKPPSGTIVFSTGTSRGVYQEYGERLRTELGRDMPGLKVKLLNSAGSQENVQRVATGQADFTIAAADAVATYELRHGSGAGRLRGVARLYDDYVHLVVPSDSDIRTVADLKHKRVATGLPDSGVRLIADRVLRAAGIDPRKDITPVADGIDTGPAQLQKGKIDAFFWSGGLPTKGLVALAQKRDFRFVPIDEDLITRLHDQGEGARYYRATNIPESAYPNVQQGLQVPTIAVSNVLMTRTDVDPRLTEWVTRTVIKSRDDIGAHVHSAQLVDLRTAIFTDPLPLQEGARRYYRSVKP
- a CDS encoding MazG nucleotide pyrophosphohydrolase domain-containing protein; translated protein: MSSSPARLVREFHRAFGLDARTTPTEVDPRLAAHRGELLAEEAAEVAEVAVEGPLDRLAHELADVVYVAYGTALVHGIDLDEVIAEIHRANMSKLGPDGTVARRADGKVLKGEHYRAPDVSAVLRRQGWIPGGAA
- a CDS encoding MarR family winged helix-turn-helix transcriptional regulator; protein product: MSDALDTALRLVRAQTALVRRFDARLSGLHGVSLADFTLLLRLGQAPGGRMRRVDLAEALGLTASGVTRGLAPLERIGLVTREPDARDARVAYAALTATGRRRLTEMLATAEETAAEIFAGPAWPATDVAGLAALLTRLGGTGLSGR
- a CDS encoding DUF6204 family protein; the encoded protein is MSTRTFRITVRGAFDALTDAQRAALLADAAEHDVLRAAFTPEGTLTYDIAARPAFVFRFSATGEKEEDILEATERAEGAAKAWLTERGYSFKHLRTTAEDLSQAPLGKRQRRAARGAGA
- a CDS encoding DUF1697 domain-containing protein; amino-acid sequence: MTTYIALLRGINVGGSARIAMKDLRTLFAGMGFEDVRTYLQSGNVVFRAPAPDTAGPAAPGTRRPAGLAAGIEKRIADDLGVSCTVLLRTGDSLARTLAANPYTGRDDDPAKLHVTFLAREPTAEEAARLELPAGETAVFTLVGDEIHLHVPDGYGRTRLNNAFIERRLGMRATTRNWKTVTALHELAAGD